The Saccopteryx leptura isolate mSacLep1 chromosome 2, mSacLep1_pri_phased_curated, whole genome shotgun sequence genome has a window encoding:
- the CENPL gene encoding centromere protein L isoform X2, with amino-acid sequence MDSYDTPESSSRQSTTSKLSNYFVDATPLQKRLESVRKQTSFVPRSPQRRIPQCSQLQENVDLQNVAFLLHKQWTLYSVTPLHKFSYSNLKQYSKLLSAFIASEKQKGLAVEVGEDLDVKVIFSALLGLKGTQRDPDAFLVQILSKSQLPSENGEGKVLWTGWFCCIFGDSLLESVSEDFTCLPLFLTNGAETNTAMVGSWFEKTFDCYFSRLAISAFNLSWMAAMWTACRMDHYAATTEFLWHFKIHLSATRLVRVSTSVASAHTDGKIKILCHKYLIGVLAYLTELAIFQIE; translated from the exons ATGGATTCTTATGATACACCAGAATCGAGTTCCAGACAAAGTACAACCTCAAAGCTTAGCAATTACTTTGTAGATGCCACCCCTCTGCAGAAGCGGTTAGAATCCGTCAGGAAGCAGACTTCATTTGTCCCGAGGTCACCTCAAAGGAGGATTCCCCAGTGTTCACAGTTGCAg gaaaatgtTGATCTTCAAAATGTTGCATTCCTTCTGCATAAGCAGTGGACTCTGTATAGTGTAACCCCCCTGCATAAATTCTCCTACAGTAATCTCAAACAGTATTCTAAACTCCTGAGTGCTTTCATTGCTTCTGAGAAGCAGAAGGGACTTGCTGTGGAAGTGGGAGAAGACTTGGATGTTAAAGTGATTTTCTCGGCTCTCCTGGGACTGAAAGGGACACAAAGAGACCCTGACGCGTTTCTTGTCCAG ATTCTGTCAAAATCTCAGTTGCCATCTGAGAACGGAGAAGGTAAAGTGTTGTGGACGGGTTGGTTCTGCTGCATATTTGGAGACAGCCTCCTGGAGTCCGTTTCAGAAGATTTCACCTGTCTACCCTTATTCCTCACCAATGGAGCAGAGACGAATACAGCCATGGTTGGAAGCTGGTTTGAGAAAACCTTTGACTGTTATTTCAGTCGCTTAGCAATCAGTGCGTTCAATCTCTCCTGGATGGCAGCTATGTGGACTGCATGCAGAATGGACCACTATGCAGCTACCACCGAATTTCTCTG GCATTTCAAAATCCATTTATCAGCCACAAGATTGGTTCGTGTTTCAACATCTGTAGCTTCAGCACATACTGATGGGAAAATAAAG attctGTGTCATAAATACCTTATTGGAGTGTTGGCATATTTGACAGAACTGGCAATTTTTCAAATTGAGTGA
- the CENPL gene encoding centromere protein L isoform X1 encodes MDSYDTPESSSRQSTTSKLSNYFVDATPLQKRLESVRKQTSFVPRSPQRRIPQCSQLQENVDLQNVAFLLHKQWTLYSVTPLHKFSYSNLKQYSKLLSAFIASEKQKGLAVEVGEDLDVKVIFSALLGLKGTQRDPDAFLVQILSKSQLPSENGEGKVLWTGWFCCIFGDSLLESVSEDFTCLPLFLTNGAETNTAMVGSWFEKTFDCYFSRLAISAFNLSWMAAMWTACRMDHYAATTEFLWSVPCSPQSLDISYAIHPEDAKAFWDSVHKAPGEVTQEEVDLFMGCLCSHFYRHFKIHLSATRLVRVSTSVASAHTDGKIKILCHKYLIGVLAYLTELAIFQIE; translated from the exons ATGGATTCTTATGATACACCAGAATCGAGTTCCAGACAAAGTACAACCTCAAAGCTTAGCAATTACTTTGTAGATGCCACCCCTCTGCAGAAGCGGTTAGAATCCGTCAGGAAGCAGACTTCATTTGTCCCGAGGTCACCTCAAAGGAGGATTCCCCAGTGTTCACAGTTGCAg gaaaatgtTGATCTTCAAAATGTTGCATTCCTTCTGCATAAGCAGTGGACTCTGTATAGTGTAACCCCCCTGCATAAATTCTCCTACAGTAATCTCAAACAGTATTCTAAACTCCTGAGTGCTTTCATTGCTTCTGAGAAGCAGAAGGGACTTGCTGTGGAAGTGGGAGAAGACTTGGATGTTAAAGTGATTTTCTCGGCTCTCCTGGGACTGAAAGGGACACAAAGAGACCCTGACGCGTTTCTTGTCCAG ATTCTGTCAAAATCTCAGTTGCCATCTGAGAACGGAGAAGGTAAAGTGTTGTGGACGGGTTGGTTCTGCTGCATATTTGGAGACAGCCTCCTGGAGTCCGTTTCAGAAGATTTCACCTGTCTACCCTTATTCCTCACCAATGGAGCAGAGACGAATACAGCCATGGTTGGAAGCTGGTTTGAGAAAACCTTTGACTGTTATTTCAGTCGCTTAGCAATCAGTGCGTTCAATCTCTCCTGGATGGCAGCTATGTGGACTGCATGCAGAATGGACCACTATGCAGCTACCACCGAATTTCTCTGGTCTGTACCCTGTAGCCCTCAAAGTCTGGATATTTCTTATGCCATACATCCAGAGGATGCCAAAGCCTTCTGGGACAGTGTCCACAAAGCACCTGGGGAAGTGACCCAGGAGGAAGTTGACTTATTCATGGGCTGCCTTTGTTCACATTTCTATAGGCATTTCAAAATCCATTTATCAGCCACAAGATTGGTTCGTGTTTCAACATCTGTAGCTTCAGCACATACTGATGGGAAAATAAAG attctGTGTCATAAATACCTTATTGGAGTGTTGGCATATTTGACAGAACTGGCAATTTTTCAAATTGAGTGA
- the LOC136393402 gene encoding LOW QUALITY PROTEIN: oocyte-expressed protein homolog (The sequence of the model RefSeq protein was modified relative to this genomic sequence to represent the inferred CDS: substituted 1 base at 1 genomic stop codon), producing MADQPNAGAQESQXTCAPSLDPQLRIPPPAPPRLRTRPWWFPMQELTDPSVFTLEAWLADSIFSPDRAMVPDIEWMNQVLLTVDIINSGNLVEVTLFGQPRVQNRVKGGLLSLVAQHREQRARDEKMKQLEEFLKARASGLQTLQPPVA from the coding sequence ATGGCCGACCAGCCAAATGCCGGGGCCCAGGAATCTCAATGAACGTGTGCTCCGTCCCTGGACCCACAGCTGAGGATACCCCCACCTGCACCCCCGCGGCTTCGCACCCGGCCCTGGTGGTTTCCTATGCAGGAGCTGACAGACCCGTCGGTGTTCACCCTGGAGGCGTGGCTGGCTGACTCCATCTTCAGCCCTGACCGAGCCATGGTTCCGGACATAGAGTGGATGAACCAGGTCCTGCTGACGGTTGATATAATAAACTCTGGGAATTTAGTCGAAGTCACCCTCTTCGGACAGCCTCGTGTGCAAAATCGGGTGAAGGGCGGCCTCCTGAGCCTGGTCGCACAGCACCGGGAACAACGTGCTCGagatgagaaaatgaaacaaCTTGAGGAGTTCTTGAAGGCCCGTGCATCAGGTCTCCAGACTCTCCAGCCTCCTGTTGCATAA